Sequence from the Thermocoleostomius sinensis A174 genome:
TTGGGCGGCGTTGATACGCCGTTTTGGGACAACATCAGTTTGAAGGTCGATCGCCATAAGATGCTGCGTCCTGACACAGCCGCTGATGCCATTTTGTTTGCGCTGGCGGCCGATCCCCAAGCTGTTCCTTTAGAGGTGAATATTCAGCCAGAAAGCCACTTATTCTTCTAGGCTAGAGAAAGATTGGGATCTACGAGTTCCAACCGTACTTGCTCCCTAGAAACGACATGATGGCTTGCAATCAGCACAACTTAAACACGATTAATGCCATAAGCATTGATCATGTTCACTTCTATGTCGAAGATGCAGAAGCGTGGCGACGTTGGTTTGTTCAAGTGCTTGGCTTTCAATGGGTCGGTCGCTGGATGCGATCGGACACGCACACTGAAATTGTAGAGAGCGGCGACATTTCATTTCGGCTATCTGCCCCCTTGACAGCGAATAGTGCCGTTGCTAACTACTTGCAACAGCATCCCCCTGGTGTGGCAAATGTCGCCTTTCGAGTGGCTGACCTAAACACTGTCTTACAGGCAGCACAGGCGATCGGAGCACTCGTGTCCTCTGTGTCCGATTCAGGTGGGCAAAGAAGTGTGCAAATTCGAGGCTGGGGAGATCTACTTCACACGGTGATTGAGGCAACCAGTGCTACCGCAGCTAGTCCCAATTCCAAGGCTGGAATGGTGCAACCCTTCACGACCATTGATCACGTTGTTTTGAATGTGGGGGTTGGCGAACTAGATGCCGCGTTAACGTATTATGAATCGCTCTTTGGGTTCCAGCGCCAGCAAAATTTCGCCATTCGTACCGATCGATCGGCCCTCTGTAGTCAAGTATTGGCCCACCCCAACGCTCGAATTCAATTTCCCATCAATGAACCAGGATCTCCCAGTTCGCAAATTCAGGAGTTTCTAGATTTAAATCAAGGGGCCGGAATACAGCACATTGCCCTACAAACTCAAAATATTTTGCAGACGATCGCGCAACTGCGAAATCAGGGGCTTTCCTGCTTATCTGTGCCAGTTAGCTATTACGAACAACTGCGTCAACGTCCCGGGTTCTCGCTTTCACCTGAAGAATGGCAGGCGGTAATGACTCAAGAAGTTCTGGTCGATTGGCCAGCCAATATTCCACAGGCATTGCTTCTGCAAACCTTTACCCAACCAATTTTTCAACAACCTACCTTCTTCTTTGAACTAATTGAGCGTCGCCTATATCGAGATCATGATCGCTATCAGCAGACCCAGGGGTTTGGTGAAGGGAATTTTCAAGCCTTGTTTGAAGCGATCGAGCGGGAGCAAATGAAACGGGGAAAGTTGTAGGTGAGATTGACTCAGCCAAAAAACC
This genomic interval carries:
- the hppD gene encoding 4-hydroxyphenylpyruvate dioxygenase encodes the protein MMACNQHNLNTINAISIDHVHFYVEDAEAWRRWFVQVLGFQWVGRWMRSDTHTEIVESGDISFRLSAPLTANSAVANYLQQHPPGVANVAFRVADLNTVLQAAQAIGALVSSVSDSGGQRSVQIRGWGDLLHTVIEATSATAASPNSKAGMVQPFTTIDHVVLNVGVGELDAALTYYESLFGFQRQQNFAIRTDRSALCSQVLAHPNARIQFPINEPGSPSSQIQEFLDLNQGAGIQHIALQTQNILQTIAQLRNQGLSCLSVPVSYYEQLRQRPGFSLSPEEWQAVMTQEVLVDWPANIPQALLLQTFTQPIFQQPTFFFELIERRLYRDHDRYQQTQGFGEGNFQALFEAIEREQMKRGKL